Genomic segment of Cataglyphis hispanica isolate Lineage 1 chromosome 23, ULB_Chis1_1.0, whole genome shotgun sequence:
TGAATCGATCGTTTGCACGATTTCCGCATGCTACAAACATGAGTAAAGGCCTACTTTAAGATTTTGATTCGCGCATTTACGTATTTGCGATGGGGGAAAAGGAATATGattcgtaatataatatacttaaacGATCATGTTGTATCGATGAATCCCGTATTTCAGATCTGAAGTACTAGGCCTGCGCTGGAAATATTGTCCCCGCCACCAGCCGTCTGACTAGCTTCTGTGCAAACCAATACGGGTGCGACGCACACctgaatagaaatattttcctgTTCCGTTTTCAGCATTTCGTCCCAACAAGATACTGGTTTGTCGACGTTCAATAATATTCGGGTTCCATCAACAATAGACGTCGAGAAACTATCGTCCATGATCAGCGTCGCTTTTTTCACATCGATCTGTATcaagataaaaacattttaaaaccaTCTGACATaggataatgatataaatgtaacataCTTTAACATACTTTAAGCAATCTAACAtttctaatctttttaaaGAGCAAAGTTGCAGATTTGGTAACTATAgctttataatttagataaatatttataaataatttctataaatcattcatattttgcttcatattatatataaattttgaatgataCTCACATTACTTGATGCGCATACATGTCTATGTGCAGTCAGCGACGCCTTGGCCGCAGCAGCCATTGTATTTTTCCAGATGGAATTCTTGACGGTGAATATAGCTTGATATGCCAACGTGTGCACATGAATTCTCGTGAGCTCTCTAGCATCCGCGATGGACTTACCTCTCAAGCGTATAAGTTTAAATAACGTTCTCATCTGATCTAACACCGTTGCGACACGCGGAGTCGAATCAGCGACCAATGAAATGTTGCCGTAATACAtagtattatacaaatttgctATTTCCTGCTCGTTCATTCCCAAACTGTCGGCAAATGGAACTACAAGATCGCAAAGCTCGAATAGCAATTTATCCTCGGCGAATGAAGCCATCTCAAAGTGGATTTTGGTAGAACTCGACCGTTCCAACATTTGTTTCTTCACTTTCAGCAGCAGATTCTTCCGTTTATCTGTAAAATACGCGATTCCGCAACATGAAACTTGTTTAATAAAGATTCGTGgacagaaaagaaattttgatagaaaaattacCTTCTTGAAATGGATAATTGTCCATCATTTGGAGGCCACTGATTACTAGTAAATCGGGATCATAGGTCTTCAGGATTTTGTCAAAAGCATCAAACGAGCTGATCATTGGATTATTCATATCAT
This window contains:
- the LOC126857979 gene encoding ADP-dependent glucokinase, whose amino-acid sequence is MGYKKGLRFGTFFTVLIVLAAIYYRNNENVLQKRLLTLLHGLEKLENKHVITRKPKVAVGYGVCTDVFIDAKHLLKYSDEVGRPEHFDEINTELELLKSFGYYFRHGAAAERYMANRTLFDDLVSKARSFSSSYSTIGGNAAVMAMRFAREGCDVTLAAKMTKSLYQMIPQVINVVGGEVKRDDIHLILEYKHGEVWGPYSSARANRYIIHNDMNNPMISSFDAFDKILKTYDPDLLVISGLQMMDNYPFQEDKRKNLLLKVKKQMLERSSSTKIHFEMASFAEDKLLFELCDLVVPFADSLGMNEQEIANLYNTMYYGNISLVADSTPRVATVLDQMRTLFKLIRLRGKSIADARELTRIHVHTLAYQAIFTVKNSIWKNTMAAAAKASLTAHRHVCASSNIDVKKATLIMDDSFSTSIVDGTRILLNVDKPVSCWDEMLKTEQENISIQVCVAPVLVCTEASQTAGGGDNISSAGLVLQI